The following proteins are encoded in a genomic region of Leptospira ryugenii:
- the dnaE gene encoding DNA polymerase III subunit alpha produces MDDFTHLHLHTTYSMLDGAIRIPELMKKVKDLGMSSVAITDHGNMYGAIEFYKEAIKQEVKPIIGCEFYVTGSRSEETELEEIADGGAYHIILLCKNETGYKNIIKLASRSFTEGFYRKPRIDYDLLEKHSEGLVCLTACLAGEVNRKILEGKEEKAYALAGKLHEIFRKEDFYMEIQDHGIPEQRIVAETVIRFSQKTGIPLVLTNDSHFLSKDDKEAQDILLRIGMRKNIDDEMRFGFNQHFYVKSPKEMFGLFPDHTDAFYNTLNIRDKCSLNFQFGNPLLPPFDVPEGYDTDSYLEKLVWDGIQKKYPVIDSIVKERAEFELQTIRNMHFAGYFLIVQDYINFARHSGIPVGPGRGSAAGSIIAYALGITNVDPIRYNLLFERFLNPDRKDMPDIDTDFCVERREEVINYIKHKYGENRVGQIITFGSLAAKAAIKDVARVFNVPFSEVNEMSKLFPKKLGITIQEALETSKDLKDFAEKTDLNKKVFSIAQKLEGNYRQVGRHAAGVVIAPSALEDIVPLSTVSEAGKDGRSIVTQYDKNMSEQVGLIKMDILGLKNLTTIQHALQLIEKRHGLKLDLDQISLEDAKTFSLLRKANVLGIFQLDSSTGIRDLFAKAQVQKFEEIAALLALYRPGPMGSGMLDDYLDRKNGKKKVQFPHESLAEILAETYGVIVYQEQVMGISRIIGGFSVGDSDVLRKAMAKKDKSKLPALKEKFVKGALEKKINEKLAVELFETMEKFGEYGFNKSHSVAYAFVTYQTAYLKANFTIEYITALLSGEHSKITDVVKYINNAKEMGIRILGPDIAESGLSFEITDEKTIRFGLSSLKGVGELAAENILANRHKLGGYKNINDFAKHLDTRLANKKVLEALAQGGAFDSFGYSRKCIFESTDSILSFAQKKQSEEKEGQFSLFGGGGGEDNFGLNLPKDSIEWEIDHFLKKEKETTGLYLTGHPLDKYTEQLKSLKPTKIEDLEDVKPKTKVEVAGVISKKTLKLTKKKEEFINFIVEDQTGEIECVAFPKTYSEFKHLFTEDKTLFIRGILERVDVEESELKGQILVNQVEELNKVTIEKKMEKSLHLTINMSKQEDRELILKIQDILSGHKGTSAVFFHLVGQGEEKKVVRAHNYYSIEITADLLKMLTDMLGKGSVRYTIGEEVRVFG; encoded by the coding sequence ATGGACGACTTTACCCACCTTCATTTGCACACTACATACTCCATGCTGGATGGGGCAATTCGGATACCAGAATTGATGAAAAAGGTGAAGGATCTAGGCATGAGTTCTGTAGCCATTACAGACCATGGAAACATGTATGGGGCCATAGAGTTCTATAAAGAGGCGATTAAACAAGAAGTAAAACCCATCATAGGCTGTGAATTTTATGTAACGGGTTCTCGTTCTGAAGAAACAGAATTAGAAGAAATTGCGGATGGTGGTGCCTACCACATTATCCTTCTATGTAAAAATGAAACCGGCTATAAGAATATTATAAAATTAGCAAGTAGATCGTTCACAGAAGGATTTTATAGAAAACCTAGGATAGATTATGATCTACTGGAAAAACATAGCGAAGGTTTGGTTTGTCTGACGGCCTGTTTGGCTGGAGAGGTAAACCGTAAAATTTTAGAGGGAAAAGAAGAGAAGGCATATGCTCTTGCGGGCAAACTTCATGAAATCTTTCGAAAGGAAGATTTTTACATGGAAATCCAGGACCATGGTATTCCTGAGCAAAGGATCGTTGCAGAAACAGTGATTCGGTTTTCCCAAAAGACGGGCATCCCACTGGTTCTCACAAACGATTCTCACTTTCTTTCAAAAGATGATAAAGAAGCTCAGGACATTCTACTGCGTATTGGGATGCGTAAGAATATTGACGATGAGATGCGGTTTGGCTTTAACCAACATTTTTATGTTAAAAGTCCCAAAGAAATGTTTGGGCTCTTTCCCGACCACACAGATGCCTTTTATAACACACTTAACATTAGAGATAAATGTTCTCTCAATTTTCAATTTGGTAATCCCTTATTGCCACCGTTCGATGTTCCTGAAGGATACGATACAGATAGTTACTTAGAAAAATTAGTTTGGGATGGAATCCAGAAAAAGTATCCCGTTATCGATTCAATTGTAAAAGAACGTGCTGAATTTGAATTGCAGACAATTCGAAATATGCACTTTGCGGGTTACTTTCTCATTGTTCAAGACTATATCAATTTTGCTAGGCATTCTGGAATTCCTGTCGGCCCAGGACGAGGCTCCGCGGCCGGTAGTATTATAGCTTATGCATTAGGTATTACCAATGTGGATCCGATACGTTACAATTTGCTCTTTGAGCGTTTTTTAAATCCAGACCGAAAGGATATGCCAGATATTGATACGGATTTTTGTGTAGAGAGACGAGAAGAGGTAATCAACTACATCAAACATAAGTATGGTGAAAATCGAGTCGGTCAAATCATCACCTTTGGTTCGCTTGCTGCAAAGGCGGCGATCAAAGATGTTGCCCGAGTTTTTAATGTACCTTTTTCTGAAGTCAATGAGATGAGCAAACTTTTCCCTAAAAAATTGGGAATTACAATCCAGGAAGCGCTTGAGACTTCCAAAGATTTAAAGGATTTCGCAGAAAAGACGGACCTTAACAAAAAAGTATTCAGTATCGCTCAAAAATTAGAAGGTAACTATCGTCAGGTGGGAAGGCATGCTGCTGGTGTTGTAATCGCTCCTTCCGCCTTGGAAGATATCGTTCCATTATCCACTGTAAGTGAAGCAGGTAAAGATGGTCGTTCGATAGTTACTCAATACGACAAAAATATGTCTGAGCAGGTTGGACTGATTAAGATGGATATTTTAGGATTAAAAAACCTAACTACCATCCAACATGCTTTACAATTGATTGAAAAAAGACATGGCTTGAAACTTGATCTTGATCAAATCTCTTTAGAAGATGCAAAGACCTTTTCCCTTCTCCGCAAAGCGAATGTTTTGGGAATATTCCAATTGGATTCGTCAACAGGGATTCGAGATTTATTTGCAAAAGCACAAGTTCAGAAATTTGAAGAGATCGCCGCCTTATTGGCCTTATATCGACCTGGTCCCATGGGATCAGGGATGTTAGATGATTATTTGGATCGTAAAAATGGCAAAAAGAAAGTCCAGTTTCCACATGAAAGCCTTGCCGAAATCCTTGCAGAAACCTATGGAGTGATCGTATACCAAGAGCAGGTAATGGGTATTTCCAGGATCATAGGTGGGTTCTCGGTTGGGGATTCAGATGTTCTGCGTAAGGCGATGGCAAAAAAGGATAAATCTAAATTGCCCGCTCTTAAAGAAAAATTTGTCAAAGGTGCACTCGAAAAAAAGATAAACGAAAAATTAGCAGTCGAACTCTTCGAGACCATGGAAAAATTTGGAGAGTACGGATTCAATAAATCACATTCCGTTGCCTATGCATTTGTTACCTATCAAACTGCTTATCTAAAAGCAAATTTTACAATAGAATATATAACAGCGCTTTTATCTGGCGAGCATTCAAAAATCACAGACGTGGTAAAATACATCAACAATGCAAAAGAAATGGGAATTCGTATTTTAGGGCCAGATATTGCTGAATCAGGACTTTCATTTGAAATCACAGATGAAAAGACAATACGCTTTGGACTCTCGTCCTTAAAGGGAGTTGGTGAACTTGCAGCTGAGAATATTTTGGCCAACAGACACAAATTAGGTGGATACAAAAATATAAATGATTTTGCAAAACATCTCGATACCAGGTTAGCCAACAAAAAAGTTTTGGAGGCATTGGCACAAGGTGGAGCCTTTGATTCCTTTGGCTATTCAAGAAAATGTATATTTGAATCGACAGACTCTATACTTTCTTTTGCGCAAAAAAAACAATCAGAAGAAAAGGAAGGTCAGTTTTCACTTTTTGGCGGTGGTGGTGGAGAGGATAACTTTGGTCTCAACCTACCAAAGGATTCTATTGAATGGGAGATTGACCATTTTTTAAAAAAAGAAAAAGAGACTACTGGATTGTATCTAACTGGTCATCCATTGGATAAATACACTGAGCAACTAAAATCGCTGAAGCCTACAAAGATAGAAGATCTTGAGGATGTAAAACCTAAAACCAAAGTAGAAGTTGCCGGTGTAATCTCAAAAAAGACGCTGAAACTAACCAAAAAGAAAGAAGAGTTTATCAATTTCATTGTAGAAGACCAAACAGGCGAAATAGAATGTGTTGCCTTTCCTAAAACTTATTCTGAATTTAAACATCTATTTACTGAAGATAAAACTCTATTTATTCGGGGGATTTTGGAAAGAGTCGATGTAGAGGAGTCCGAACTCAAAGGACAAATTTTGGTCAATCAAGTTGAGGAGTTAAACAAAGTAACCATAGAAAAGAAAATGGAGAAGTCTTTGCACCTAACAATCAATATGTCTAAACAAGAGGATCGCGAGTTGATATTAAAGATTCAAGACATCCTCTCGGGACACAAAGGTACCTCCGCAGTATTTTTCCATTTAGTCGGCCAGGGAGAGGAGAAAAAAGTTGTCAGAGCTCACAACTACTACTCCATTGAGATTACCGCAGACTTACTCAAAATGCTCACAGATATGCTAGGAAAAGGTTCTGTCCGTTATACGATAGGCGAAGAAGTTAGAGTATTTGGGTAA
- a CDS encoding M23 family metallopeptidase, with translation MASFLFFLGLISIYFTAPMLHAEDSKLKFEWPIKDLELAPLITSTFGESRKDHFHNGLDISSVFQPVHSMADGSVLYSRYREDDPFEDERGSGNIVWLAHDSGYISGYYHLAGSRHENIRTKSKVAAGEVIGISGNTGHSSGGHLHFVLGKDYGKTLLDPLSHLPKIEDTMPPQIANLFIHVGEKFTNLNDGDNINVSKAFPLTMSIFDGGVKNSQRRGIRDIEFQFNGENIKKTNFMSIHYEKGKWLTENGLSFEDLYYKDRYLVGILNLKAGENTIKVKSKDFSGQESERSFSINITRISGEN, from the coding sequence ATGGCAAGTTTTCTTTTTTTTCTAGGATTGATTTCCATCTATTTTACTGCACCTATGTTGCATGCGGAAGATTCCAAGTTAAAGTTTGAATGGCCAATTAAAGATCTTGAACTAGCCCCTCTTATAACGAGTACATTCGGTGAATCAAGAAAAGACCATTTTCATAACGGTTTGGATATTTCGTCCGTATTTCAACCTGTGCACAGTATGGCCGACGGATCCGTGTTATACTCTAGATACAGAGAAGACGACCCCTTTGAAGATGAGAGAGGCTCTGGAAATATTGTCTGGTTAGCACATGATTCTGGTTATATTAGCGGCTATTATCATTTAGCTGGCAGTCGGCATGAAAATATTCGGACCAAATCGAAAGTTGCGGCAGGAGAAGTGATTGGAATTTCTGGAAATACGGGACATTCGAGTGGTGGTCACCTACATTTCGTTTTGGGCAAAGATTACGGAAAGACTCTACTTGATCCTTTGTCTCATCTCCCCAAAATTGAGGACACCATGCCACCTCAGATTGCGAATCTATTCATTCATGTCGGAGAAAAATTCACCAATCTGAACGACGGAGACAATATAAATGTTTCGAAAGCTTTTCCTCTCACTATGAGTATATTTGATGGCGGTGTAAAAAACAGCCAAAGACGTGGAATACGCGATATCGAATTTCAGTTTAACGGCGAAAACATCAAAAAGACAAACTTTATGTCCATACATTACGAAAAAGGAAAATGGCTTACTGAAAATGGGTTAAGTTTTGAAGATTTATACTACAAAGACAGATACTTAGTAGGTATTTTGAATTTAAAAGCAGGTGAAAACACCATCAAAGTAAAATCAAAAGACTTCAGTGGCCAGGAATCTGAAAGATCCTTTAGCATAAATATAACTAGAATTAGCGGAGAGAATTAA
- a CDS encoding RNA polymerase sigma factor, translating to MSQVTRSNEEILEIVRLCGQGDAESLRIFFDIYSKDIYNFPIRVFHLSEDDASDFFIYAFERLKTGKRFTSFVGKSSFKTWFYSVLRNLLIDWQRTKRELKMQSINKVNKDGIEYSTIEDEPDLRQEKLNQAEEVSHAFQLALNEVKLENRIVFKLSFIYYLHLDTEELDFIAQKNAISTSEVKQQILALRSYLADREEENIKQEDKITSLYLNILDLKEQKKNKLGQNAKNEEKWKERIEHSLHKKYEQRKKLIDKKHKGHFLVRTPYREISRILGISEGGVSVTLLRVMEKIQKKMNQLGEVT from the coding sequence ATGTCTCAGGTCACTCGCTCCAATGAAGAAATTCTAGAAATAGTGCGCTTATGTGGCCAGGGGGATGCTGAATCTCTCCGTATTTTTTTTGATATCTATTCCAAGGATATATACAACTTTCCGATTCGTGTTTTTCATTTGTCTGAGGATGATGCCTCCGACTTTTTTATCTATGCATTTGAGCGTTTAAAGACGGGAAAAAGATTCACTAGCTTTGTTGGAAAGTCTAGCTTTAAGACTTGGTTTTATTCCGTACTCAGAAACTTGCTCATCGATTGGCAGAGAACCAAACGAGAGCTAAAGATGCAATCGATCAACAAAGTCAATAAAGACGGCATCGAATACAGCACTATAGAAGATGAGCCAGACCTTAGGCAAGAAAAGTTAAACCAGGCAGAAGAAGTCTCCCACGCATTTCAACTTGCCTTAAATGAAGTAAAATTAGAAAATCGAATCGTTTTTAAACTTTCTTTCATCTATTACTTACATTTAGATACGGAAGAATTGGACTTCATTGCCCAAAAAAATGCAATTTCCACCTCAGAAGTGAAACAACAGATTTTGGCTCTGAGATCCTATTTAGCAGACCGTGAAGAAGAAAATATCAAACAAGAAGACAAGATCACTTCACTATATTTGAATATTCTAGATTTAAAAGAGCAGAAAAAGAACAAACTCGGTCAAAACGCAAAAAATGAAGAAAAGTGGAAAGAGAGGATTGAACATTCTCTTCATAAAAAATATGAACAGAGAAAGAAGCTCATCGATAAAAAACACAAAGGACATTTTTTAGTTCGGACTCCCTACCGAGAGATTTCTAGAATCTTAGGGATTTCCGAAGGTGGAGTCAGCGTTACCTTGCTCAGAGTGATGGAAAAAATACAAAAAAAAATGAATCAATTAGGGGAAGTAACATGA
- a CDS encoding CHAT domain-containing protein translates to MLSLIIDRVGNVNIFNLLDGNIPGEESHIQSTIDDDLILEYIQEVERLVKVSQAVLSHPNQVVNADILQDLRIIGETFFRQFFPESIIQRLKNTQRKSIHFNIDPSLALVPWELLHDGHSFLSDRFRMGKTIRGGVHKSPHRPNQKIKMLIIADPTEDLPGAQKEGEMLFSILSQKVSSQTLELEFIGGRQVTKLKLLSLIKDKHIIHYSGHLFFSEDPQENGWLLSDEKVLKAREIKSSGISTDLVFSNACMSAKSSGKKINTDILNQHAGAFLTAGIKSYIGTNWEILDNERTIDFAVRFYTHLFNKKSAGESLFLAKEFARLNYQSNDLTWANYVLFGSPDFALISEQSAILPTQKYFDPKVVCDKFPTPIAQAYYRYISNQKSNVNEKEILISAIQVFEAFSQVVGMIVFSDVKYHSMNKTIPDNLDDALDLRKWWELVYSCIWEFQKLKISTFLEGISERLNHQKETIFKIVHWLEHWEEKPLHKEEFESYLIIFQYFIDNLLFELKDLEQINIFLMADSGQSHYFFRGNKPSFHFQHKDIHSEKLASLLEQYRGNLILLHEEKKRIIPFATYFKEKKESGELGLVFNGLLPVLVEKSLS, encoded by the coding sequence GTGTTATCTCTCATCATCGACCGAGTTGGAAACGTCAATATCTTCAATCTGCTGGATGGCAACATCCCAGGGGAAGAGTCCCATATCCAATCCACGATTGATGATGACCTGATCTTGGAATACATCCAAGAAGTTGAAAGACTGGTGAAGGTCTCCCAGGCGGTGCTTAGCCACCCCAACCAAGTCGTCAATGCTGACATACTCCAAGATTTGCGGATCATTGGCGAAACATTTTTCCGACAGTTCTTTCCTGAATCCATCATACAAAGATTAAAGAATACCCAAAGAAAGAGCATTCATTTCAATATCGATCCTAGTTTAGCACTCGTTCCTTGGGAACTTTTACACGATGGGCATAGTTTTTTATCAGACCGATTCCGAATGGGCAAAACCATCCGAGGAGGAGTCCACAAATCTCCGCATCGGCCCAACCAAAAGATTAAAATGCTCATCATCGCTGACCCTACAGAGGACCTCCCTGGAGCACAGAAAGAGGGAGAGATGTTGTTTTCTATCTTGAGCCAAAAAGTTTCTTCCCAAACTTTGGAGTTGGAGTTCATCGGAGGAAGGCAAGTCACCAAACTTAAGTTACTATCTCTTATCAAGGACAAACATATCATTCATTATTCTGGTCATTTGTTTTTTTCGGAAGACCCGCAAGAGAATGGTTGGTTGCTCTCGGATGAAAAGGTGCTAAAGGCAAGAGAGATCAAATCCTCTGGCATCAGTACGGATTTAGTTTTTTCAAATGCTTGTATGTCCGCAAAATCCTCAGGTAAAAAAATCAATACAGATATTTTAAACCAACATGCAGGTGCCTTTTTAACCGCAGGGATAAAGTCCTATATAGGAACCAATTGGGAGATCTTAGACAACGAAAGGACCATTGATTTTGCAGTGCGATTTTATACACATCTGTTCAATAAGAAATCAGCGGGTGAATCCTTATTCTTAGCCAAAGAATTTGCACGTCTGAATTACCAATCCAATGATTTGACATGGGCAAATTACGTACTTTTTGGAAGTCCAGATTTTGCTCTGATTTCAGAACAAAGTGCGATATTGCCAACACAAAAGTACTTTGATCCAAAAGTTGTTTGTGATAAATTCCCTACGCCCATTGCACAGGCTTACTACCGTTATATTTCCAATCAAAAGTCCAATGTGAATGAAAAAGAAATTTTGATTTCTGCAATTCAGGTGTTTGAAGCCTTCAGCCAAGTCGTTGGAATGATTGTATTTAGTGATGTCAAATACCACTCAATGAACAAGACGATTCCTGACAATTTAGACGATGCCTTGGACCTTAGGAAATGGTGGGAACTTGTTTACAGTTGTATTTGGGAATTTCAAAAATTAAAGATTTCCACATTCTTAGAGGGAATATCCGAACGATTAAACCACCAAAAAGAGACGATTTTTAAAATCGTACATTGGTTAGAACATTGGGAAGAAAAGCCACTACACAAAGAAGAATTTGAATCCTATTTGATCATTTTCCAATATTTCATAGACAATCTACTCTTTGAACTGAAAGATTTGGAGCAGATCAATATCTTTCTTATGGCGGATAGCGGACAGTCGCATTATTTTTTTCGAGGCAATAAACCCTCTTTTCATTTCCAACACAAAGACATACATTCCGAAAAATTGGCAAGCCTACTAGAACAATATAGAGGCAATCTCATTCTCTTACACGAGGAGAAAAAAAGAATCATTCCGTTCGCTACCTATTTTAAAGAAAAAAAGGAATCTGGTGAGCTTGGTTTGGTGTTTAATGGTCTCCTTCCTGTGTTAGTGGAGAAAAGCCTCTCTTGA